From Variovorax sp. PMC12, the proteins below share one genomic window:
- a CDS encoding MFS transporter, with product MPIALLALTLSAFAIGTTEFVIVGLIPTVAADLHIGLPSAGLLVSLYALGVAIGAPVLTALTGKLPRKALLLGLMALFTLGNLLAWKAPSYESLIAARVLTGLAHGVFFSIGSTIATGLVPKEKAASAIAIMFTGLTVALVTGVPLGTFIGQHFGWRETFLAVSALGVVAFIGSWVFVPSNIRHTPPASLAQQAKVLAEPRLLLVYAKTAIGYGGSFIPFTFLAPILTDVSGFSAGAVGWVMLVYGVSVAVGNIWGGKLADRMGPIPALKVIFALLAAVLLVFNFAAPHKWLALLAVLMWGAVAFGNVPGLQVYVVKQAERFTPQAVDVASGLNIAAFNLGIAGAAWAGGLIVTHLGLMHTPWIGALVVLVSLALTQWSGVLDRRAGIPVRASGPVPAGH from the coding sequence ATGCCAATCGCCCTACTAGCGCTAACCCTCAGCGCCTTCGCCATCGGAACGACAGAGTTCGTCATCGTTGGCCTCATCCCCACAGTCGCAGCCGATCTCCACATCGGCCTCCCCTCCGCCGGCTTGCTGGTCAGCCTCTACGCGCTGGGCGTCGCCATCGGTGCGCCGGTGCTCACGGCCCTCACGGGCAAGCTGCCGCGCAAGGCGCTGCTGCTCGGGCTGATGGCGCTGTTCACGCTCGGCAATCTGCTGGCGTGGAAGGCGCCGAGCTATGAATCGCTGATTGCCGCCCGCGTGCTCACGGGGCTGGCGCACGGGGTTTTCTTCTCCATCGGCTCGACGATTGCCACCGGCCTGGTGCCGAAGGAAAAGGCGGCGAGCGCCATCGCGATCATGTTCACGGGCCTCACGGTGGCGCTGGTCACGGGCGTGCCGCTGGGCACGTTCATCGGGCAGCACTTCGGCTGGCGCGAGACTTTCCTGGCCGTGTCGGCGCTGGGCGTTGTCGCGTTCATCGGCAGCTGGGTCTTCGTGCCCTCCAACATCCGCCACACGCCGCCGGCCTCGCTGGCGCAGCAGGCCAAGGTGCTGGCCGAGCCGCGCCTGTTGCTGGTGTATGCGAAGACGGCCATCGGCTATGGCGGCTCGTTCATTCCGTTCACGTTCCTGGCGCCCATCCTCACTGACGTGTCGGGCTTCAGCGCGGGCGCCGTGGGCTGGGTGATGCTGGTGTACGGTGTGTCGGTGGCGGTGGGCAACATCTGGGGCGGCAAGCTGGCCGACCGCATGGGCCCTATTCCGGCGCTGAAGGTCATCTTCGCGTTGCTGGCCGCCGTGCTGCTGGTGTTCAACTTCGCGGCGCCGCACAAGTGGCTGGCGCTGCTGGCGGTGCTGATGTGGGGCGCGGTGGCGTTCGGCAATGTGCCGGGGCTGCAGGTGTACGTGGTGAAGCAGGCCGAGCGCTTCACGCCGCAGGCGGTGGATGTGGCATCGGGCCTGAACATCGCGGCCTTCAACCTGGGCATTGCCGGCGCGGCCTGGGCCGGTGGGCTGATCGTGACGCACCTGGGGCTGATGCACACGCCGTGGATTGGCGCGCTTGTTGTGCTCGTGTCGCTGGCCCTCACGCAATGGAGCGGCGTGCTGGATCGTCGTGCCGGCATTCCGGTTCGCGCTTCGGGGCCGGTGCCGGCCGGCCACTGA
- the dkgB gene encoding 2,5-didehydrogluconate reductase DkgB yields MNTNNSHSNPIPAFGLGTFRLKGQVVIDSVKNGLDVGYRVIDTAQIYGNEAEVGQAIAESGVARKDLFITTKIWTDNYAKSKLVPSLKDSLAKLRTDHVDLTLIHWPSPGNAVPVAEFMGALAEAKAQGLTRHIGVSNFNIALMKEAIAAVDAQNIATNQIELHPYLQNRKVAEFAKSQGIHITSYMTLAYGKVLNDTVIESIAKAHGATTAQVTLAWAMQMGYAVIPSSTKRTNLEGNLRAQQLKLTDAEMAQIAALDRGERLTDPAGLSPAWD; encoded by the coding sequence ATGAATACGAACAACAGCCACAGCAACCCCATTCCCGCCTTCGGCCTCGGCACTTTCCGCCTGAAGGGCCAGGTGGTCATCGACTCGGTGAAGAACGGCCTCGACGTGGGCTACCGCGTGATCGACACGGCGCAGATCTACGGCAATGAAGCCGAGGTGGGCCAGGCCATTGCAGAAAGCGGCGTGGCGCGCAAAGACCTGTTCATCACCACCAAGATCTGGACCGACAACTACGCCAAGAGCAAGCTGGTGCCCAGCCTGAAAGACAGCCTCGCCAAGCTGCGCACGGACCACGTCGACCTGACGCTGATCCACTGGCCCTCGCCCGGCAACGCGGTGCCGGTGGCGGAGTTCATGGGCGCGCTGGCCGAGGCCAAGGCGCAGGGGCTCACCAGGCACATCGGCGTGTCCAACTTCAACATCGCGCTCATGAAGGAAGCCATCGCGGCCGTGGACGCGCAGAACATCGCCACCAACCAGATCGAGCTGCACCCGTACCTGCAGAACCGCAAGGTGGCGGAGTTCGCGAAGAGCCAGGGCATCCACATCACTTCTTACATGACGCTGGCCTACGGCAAGGTGCTGAACGATACGGTGATCGAGTCGATTGCCAAGGCGCACGGCGCGACCACCGCGCAGGTCACGCTGGCATGGGCGATGCAGATGGGCTACGCGGTGATTCCGTCGTCCACCAAGCGCACGAACCTCGAAGGCAACCTCCGCGCGCAGCAGCTGAAGCTGACGGATGCAGAGATGGCGCAGATCGCCGCGCTCGACCGTGGCGAGCGCCTGACCGACCCGGCTGGCCTGTCGCCGGCCTGGGACTGA
- a CDS encoding nucleoside deaminase has product MYQQKFMQRALALSAQALTQPGTEPFGAVVVKDGAIVGEGFNHSVAHSDPTSHGEVEAIRDACRRLGTVDLSGCELYTSCEPCAMCAAAMHIAGIARLYYAASLAQSGQAFEGVTVEARHPIDVEALRAEAGAPLDERRVPAEQKLDGEAVRILAEWAATRRAR; this is encoded by the coding sequence ATGTACCAACAAAAATTCATGCAACGGGCACTGGCCCTGTCGGCACAGGCATTGACCCAGCCCGGCACCGAGCCCTTCGGCGCCGTCGTCGTGAAAGACGGCGCGATCGTCGGCGAAGGCTTCAATCATTCCGTCGCGCACTCGGACCCGACCTCGCACGGCGAGGTGGAAGCCATTCGCGACGCCTGCCGCAGGCTGGGCACCGTCGACCTGTCGGGCTGCGAGCTCTACACATCGTGCGAGCCCTGCGCCATGTGCGCGGCGGCCATGCACATCGCGGGCATCGCCAGGCTGTATTACGCGGCGTCGCTGGCGCAGTCCGGCCAGGCCTTCGAGGGCGTGACCGTCGAGGCGCGGCACCCCATCGACGTGGAGGCGCTGCGCGCCGAGGCCGGTGCGCCGCTCGACGAACGCCGCGTGCCCGCCGAGCAGAAGCTCGATGGCGAGGCCGTTCGCATCCTTGCGGAGTGGGCTGCGACGCGGCGGGCAAGGTAG
- a CDS encoding cyanate transporter has translation MIVLVALNLRAFLTSSSPLLEPIRLATGIGFHAVALLTVLPMFAMGATSLCGAAVGQRIGPRGGVALGLGAIALACASRYVAGGAAALLWSAALAGAGVGLVQALMPGVVKQAYPARIGVMTGLYSAAIMGGGGLGAIASPWVAHAIGGARPDWHAGLAIWALLATFALLYWLNMRRMEFTVADAPRQNLSWLRCFASRRAWLLAACFGFINGGYTSLVAWLPHFYAQQGWTAQQGGSVLALMTAAQVIAALAMPAIARSRGRDLRPWLALTLAAQLAGFCALTFGAPVPAAAIAVVLGFGLGGAFSLCMVLALDHLADPAQAGALAAFMQGVGFMIAALAPFVTGWVREHTGGFTMAWAYLAAVVVVLLPLMLRFDPRRYAAATAGLFGPQPQPRHGAAHPIAALDSATTGKT, from the coding sequence GTGATCGTGCTGGTGGCGCTCAACCTGCGCGCCTTTCTCACGTCGAGCAGCCCGCTGCTCGAGCCCATCCGCCTTGCCACCGGCATCGGTTTTCATGCGGTGGCGCTGCTCACCGTGCTGCCGATGTTCGCGATGGGGGCCACGTCGCTGTGCGGCGCGGCGGTCGGCCAGCGCATCGGCCCGCGCGGCGGTGTCGCGCTCGGGCTCGGAGCCATCGCGCTGGCTTGCGCGAGCCGCTATGTGGCGGGCGGCGCGGCTGCGCTGCTGTGGAGTGCGGCGCTCGCGGGCGCGGGTGTCGGGCTGGTGCAGGCGCTGATGCCCGGCGTGGTGAAGCAGGCCTACCCGGCGCGCATCGGTGTGATGACCGGGCTGTACTCCGCCGCCATCATGGGCGGCGGCGGGCTCGGCGCCATCGCCAGCCCGTGGGTGGCGCATGCAATCGGCGGCGCACGGCCCGACTGGCACGCGGGCCTTGCCATATGGGCCCTGCTCGCGACCTTCGCGCTGCTGTATTGGCTGAACATGCGGCGCATGGAATTCACCGTTGCCGACGCGCCGCGCCAGAACCTCTCGTGGCTGCGCTGCTTCGCAAGCCGCCGCGCTTGGCTTCTGGCTGCGTGCTTCGGCTTCATCAACGGCGGCTACACCAGCCTCGTCGCATGGTTGCCGCACTTCTACGCACAGCAGGGCTGGACCGCCCAGCAGGGCGGCTCGGTCCTCGCGCTGATGACGGCCGCACAGGTGATTGCCGCGCTTGCCATGCCCGCCATCGCGCGCAGCCGGGGGCGCGATCTGCGGCCCTGGCTGGCGCTCACGCTCGCCGCGCAGCTGGCGGGCTTTTGCGCGCTGACCTTCGGTGCGCCCGTGCCGGCCGCCGCCATCGCGGTGGTGCTGGGCTTCGGCCTGGGCGGTGCCTTCTCGCTGTGCATGGTGCTGGCGCTCGACCACCTGGCCGACCCCGCGCAGGCCGGCGCGCTCGCCGCCTTCATGCAGGGCGTGGGCTTCATGATCGCGGCGCTCGCGCCCTTCGTTACCGGCTGGGTGCGCGAGCACACCGGCGGCTTCACGATGGCGTGGGCCTACCTGGCCGCCGTGGTCGTGGTGCTGCTGCCGCTGATGCTGCGCTTCGATCCACGCCGCTATGCCGCTGCCACAGCCGGGCTGTTCGGCCCGCAGCCGCAGCCGCGCCACGGCGCTGCCCATCCAATTGCCGCACTCGACAGCGCCACGACCGGAAAGACCTGA
- a CDS encoding amidohydrolase family protein: MSSLLIRNVRPMGASPVDVLVQEGRIAGAGPALAAPAGVAVEEGGGALLLPGLVEGHTHLDKTMWGMDWYRNEVGTNLTDKIENERAFRHASGHDAAAQSLVLAKAFLALGTTRLRTHVDVDTQAGLRHLEGTLRTREALRDVQQIQVVAFPQSGLLGRAGTAELLDQSLAMGADVLGGLDPCAIDGDPVKSLDVLFGIAHRHQRPVDIHLHEPGAMGAFSLDLILQRTEALGMQGKVAISHGFCLGDVSERERDALLARMARLGVVLVTSAPPSRTVPPLMACRQAGVTVVGGNDGIRDTWSPYGNPDMLERAMIIGLRYNLRRDDEIEAALDTVTHAGARGCGFEAYGLVPGNRADLVLVDAQTVAHAVVSRPVRKLVVAGGHIVARNGVLQADVAAL; this comes from the coding sequence ATGTCTTCGCTGCTGATTCGCAATGTGCGCCCCATGGGCGCTTCCCCGGTCGACGTGCTGGTGCAGGAAGGGCGCATTGCCGGTGCCGGGCCCGCGCTGGCCGCGCCCGCAGGCGTTGCCGTCGAAGAGGGCGGCGGCGCCTTGCTGCTGCCCGGCCTCGTCGAAGGCCACACCCACCTCGACAAGACCATGTGGGGCATGGACTGGTACCGCAACGAGGTCGGCACCAACCTCACCGACAAGATCGAGAACGAGCGCGCCTTCCGCCACGCGAGCGGGCACGACGCCGCCGCGCAGTCGCTGGTGCTGGCCAAGGCCTTTCTCGCGCTCGGCACCACGCGGCTGCGCACGCACGTCGACGTCGACACGCAGGCCGGCCTGCGCCACCTGGAAGGCACCCTGCGTACGCGCGAGGCGCTGCGCGACGTGCAGCAGATCCAGGTCGTCGCCTTCCCGCAGTCGGGCCTGCTGGGCCGGGCGGGCACGGCCGAACTGCTCGACCAGTCATTGGCGATGGGCGCCGACGTGCTCGGCGGCCTCGACCCCTGCGCCATCGACGGCGACCCGGTGAAGTCGCTCGACGTGCTGTTCGGCATTGCCCACAGGCACCAGCGCCCCGTCGACATCCACCTGCACGAGCCCGGCGCCATGGGCGCCTTCTCGCTCGACCTGATCCTGCAGCGCACCGAGGCGCTAGGCATGCAGGGCAAGGTGGCCATCAGCCACGGCTTCTGCCTCGGCGACGTGAGCGAACGCGAGCGCGACGCGCTGCTCGCGCGCATGGCCAGGCTGGGCGTGGTGCTGGTCACCAGCGCGCCGCCCTCGCGCACCGTGCCGCCGCTCATGGCCTGCCGTCAGGCCGGCGTGACGGTGGTCGGCGGCAACGACGGCATCCGCGACACCTGGTCGCCCTACGGCAACCCCGACATGCTGGAGCGCGCCATGATCATCGGCCTGCGCTACAACCTGCGCCGCGACGACGAGATCGAAGCGGCGCTCGACACCGTCACGCACGCCGGCGCGCGCGGCTGCGGCTTCGAGGCCTATGGGCTGGTGCCCGGCAACCGCGCCGACCTGGTGCTGGTCGATGCGCAGACCGTCGCGCACGCCGTGGTCTCGCGGCCCGTGCGCAAGCTGGTGGTGGCGGGCGGCCACATCGTGGCGCGCAACGGCGTGCTGCAGGCCGACGTGGCAGCCTTGTGA
- a CDS encoding sodium:solute symporter family protein, producing the protein MNAALAVIALFVIGALGLAVLARRGRTMSLEQWALGGRGLGAIMVFLLMAGESFSTFTFLGASGWSYSKGTPAFYILAYGGLAYLMAFWMLPAVWRYATTHKLVSFSDFFAHKYDSRPLGVLVSVVALMGMVALLTIQLRGLGIIVSEASYGSIAPQVAIWIGTVVMVSYILFSGIHGSASIAIVKDVLILALAVFLGIYLPWHYYGGVTPMFTAIHAANPTFFEFPKEGLNLTWYNSTILLTALGYYLYPFNLTSVYAAKSASAVRRNTILMPLYQVVIAFLFLVGFAAILQVPGLKGSEVDLALFGLVKHTFDPWFVGVIGGTGVLTALVPGSMILLTASTVIGKNVYKEGFAPHATDKQVSRVARGVLPVFALVAVYFVLRGGTTIVAVAIFASSLLTQLLPSLLFSLMKKPFGNKHAAFAGILAGGAVLGFMMTTGSNLGTLFPAAPVVFKSLNTGLVALATNALVFVLVALCTPRILPRGAAPQPA; encoded by the coding sequence ATGAACGCCGCGCTGGCAGTCATTGCGCTGTTCGTGATCGGCGCGCTGGGCCTGGCGGTGCTGGCGCGGCGCGGGCGCACCATGAGCCTGGAGCAATGGGCGCTCGGCGGTCGCGGGCTGGGCGCCATCATGGTGTTCCTGCTGATGGCGGGCGAGTCGTTCTCCACCTTCACCTTCCTGGGCGCGAGCGGCTGGTCTTACAGCAAGGGCACGCCGGCCTTCTACATCCTGGCCTACGGCGGGCTGGCCTACCTCATGGCCTTCTGGATGCTGCCGGCGGTGTGGCGCTACGCCACCACGCACAAGCTGGTGTCGTTCTCGGACTTCTTCGCGCACAAGTACGACAGCCGGCCGCTCGGCGTGCTGGTGTCCGTCGTCGCGCTCATGGGCATGGTGGCGCTCTTGACCATCCAGCTGCGCGGCCTGGGCATCATCGTGTCGGAAGCTTCATACGGCTCCATCGCGCCGCAGGTGGCGATCTGGATCGGCACGGTGGTGATGGTGAGCTACATCCTGTTCTCGGGCATCCACGGCTCGGCCAGCATCGCCATCGTGAAGGACGTGCTGATCCTTGCGCTGGCGGTGTTCCTCGGCATCTACCTGCCGTGGCACTACTACGGCGGCGTCACGCCCATGTTCACCGCCATCCACGCGGCCAACCCCACTTTCTTCGAGTTTCCCAAGGAGGGCCTGAACCTCACCTGGTACAACTCGACCATCCTGCTGACGGCGCTGGGCTACTACCTGTATCCGTTCAACCTGACCTCGGTGTATGCGGCCAAGAGCGCCAGCGCTGTGCGGCGCAACACCATCCTGATGCCGCTGTACCAGGTGGTCATCGCCTTCCTGTTCCTGGTCGGCTTCGCGGCCATCCTGCAGGTGCCGGGGCTCAAGGGCTCGGAGGTCGACCTGGCGCTGTTCGGCCTGGTGAAGCACACCTTCGACCCGTGGTTCGTCGGCGTCATCGGCGGCACAGGCGTGCTCACCGCGCTGGTGCCGGGCTCGATGATCCTGCTCACGGCTTCCACCGTGATCGGCAAGAACGTCTACAAGGAAGGCTTCGCGCCCCATGCCACCGACAAGCAGGTGTCGCGCGTGGCGCGCGGCGTGCTGCCGGTGTTTGCGCTGGTGGCGGTGTACTTCGTGCTGCGCGGCGGCACCACCATCGTGGCGGTGGCCATCTTCGCGTCCAGCCTGCTCACGCAGCTGCTGCCCTCGCTGCTGTTCAGCCTCATGAAGAAGCCCTTCGGCAACAAGCATGCAGCCTTCGCGGGCATCCTGGCGGGCGGCGCGGTGCTGGGCTTCATGATGACCACGGGCTCGAACCTGGGTACGCTGTTCCCCGCGGCGCCGGTCGTGTTCAAGTCGCTCAACACGGGGCTCGTGGCGCTGGCGACCAACGCGCTGGTGTTCGTGCTGGTGGCGCTGTGCACGCCGCGCATCCTGCCGCGCGGCGCCGCGCCGCAGCCCGCCTGA
- a CDS encoding DUF3311 domain-containing protein, whose translation MKSVKWLAALPVLAFFSGGWLSSVAPTFVLGMPFLMVWNVSWLVLTSLIMVVIDRAEGDIDAPAAGGTP comes from the coding sequence ATGAAATCCGTCAAATGGCTGGCAGCGCTGCCGGTGCTCGCCTTCTTCAGCGGCGGATGGCTGTCGTCCGTCGCGCCCACCTTCGTGCTCGGCATGCCCTTCTTGATGGTGTGGAACGTCAGCTGGCTGGTGCTGACCTCGCTGATCATGGTGGTCATCGACCGCGCCGAAGGCGACATCGACGCACCCGCTGCCGGAGGCACGCCATGA
- a CDS encoding GntR family transcriptional regulator, protein MPAATRRTPAPSPAPEPIDAEDANVDERVYAAVSKALLSGKLRPGTPLRERALAEALGCTRGAVRKVLARLGSEKRLVLEHNRGAFVPNPSIDDMRGIYRARRIVEAGLITTLFGNLERDQVAALRKHVQAEQKAFKEGRREDSIRLAGDFHLLLAQMAGSDELLSYIQRLISNTELYKALYDSAEAASCAPREHEQIIEALTTGKSLDKALAVAMEHLDELEQRVIAGAAAEQEVDLATLLNGGGKPHDHPH, encoded by the coding sequence ATGCCTGCCGCCACCCGCCGAACCCCAGCGCCCTCCCCCGCCCCGGAACCCATCGACGCCGAAGACGCGAACGTGGACGAACGCGTCTACGCCGCCGTTTCCAAGGCCCTGCTCAGCGGCAAGCTGCGCCCCGGCACCCCCCTGCGCGAGCGCGCGCTGGCCGAGGCTTTGGGCTGCACGCGCGGCGCGGTGCGCAAGGTGCTGGCGCGGCTGGGCTCCGAAAAGCGGCTGGTGCTGGAGCACAACCGCGGTGCCTTCGTGCCCAACCCGTCGATCGACGACATGCGCGGCATCTACCGCGCGCGCCGCATCGTGGAGGCGGGGCTGATCACCACGCTGTTCGGCAACCTCGAGCGCGATCAGGTGGCCGCCCTGCGCAAGCACGTGCAGGCGGAGCAGAAGGCGTTCAAGGAAGGCCGGCGCGAAGACTCGATACGGCTGGCCGGCGACTTCCACCTGCTGCTGGCGCAGATGGCGGGCAGCGACGAGCTGCTCTCATACATACAGCGGCTGATTTCGAACACCGAGCTGTACAAGGCGCTCTACGACTCCGCCGAGGCCGCGAGCTGCGCGCCCCGGGAGCACGAGCAGATCATCGAGGCGCTGACCACCGGCAAGTCGCTCGACAAGGCGCTGGCCGTGGCGATGGAGCATCTGGACGAGCTGGAGCAGCGCGTGATCGCCGGCGCGGCGGCCGAACAGGAAGTGGACCTGGCGACGCTGCTGAACGGCGGCGGCAAGCCGCACGACCACCCGCACTGA
- a CDS encoding DMT family transporter, with translation MHASTPSSATHAPVNPAFEWALLAVLATCWGASYTFIKIGVATIPPVTLIAARTLVAGALLLAVLRMRGVKLPKEPAMWARFAAQACLNSVLPFTLIAWAERSVDAGLATILNSTSPIFIFLLGLGLGSAGRPTLQRFFGVGAGLAGICLIVGLEALNGLGRSLLAQFALVAAAVCYGCAAMFGRVFKGLDPMVPAAGSLLSGTAMLLPASLAIDRPWTLAPSATSMAAVLALAVLSTALAFTIYFRLIRTLGPMSTSAQAYMRVPIGVAVGVLFLGETLAPTAWIGLGCVVAGVIAMTMPEAKLLRRGLHFLRGF, from the coding sequence ATGCACGCATCGACGCCCTCTTCCGCCACCCACGCCCCGGTCAACCCCGCCTTCGAATGGGCGCTGCTCGCGGTGCTCGCCACCTGCTGGGGCGCTTCGTACACCTTCATCAAGATCGGCGTGGCAACCATCCCGCCGGTCACGCTGATCGCGGCGCGCACGCTGGTTGCCGGTGCGCTGCTGCTCGCGGTGCTGCGCATGCGCGGCGTGAAGCTGCCGAAGGAGCCGGCGATGTGGGCCCGCTTCGCGGCGCAGGCCTGCCTGAACAGCGTGCTGCCGTTCACGCTGATTGCCTGGGCCGAGCGCAGCGTGGACGCGGGCCTGGCGACCATCCTGAACTCGACCTCGCCGATCTTCATCTTCCTGCTGGGGCTGGGCCTGGGCAGCGCGGGCAGGCCGACGCTGCAGCGCTTCTTCGGCGTGGGCGCCGGGCTGGCGGGCATCTGCCTGATCGTCGGCCTGGAAGCACTGAACGGGCTCGGGCGTTCGCTGCTCGCGCAATTCGCGCTGGTGGCGGCGGCCGTGTGCTACGGCTGCGCCGCGATGTTCGGCCGCGTGTTCAAGGGCCTGGACCCGATGGTGCCGGCAGCCGGCTCGCTGCTGAGCGGCACCGCGATGCTGCTGCCCGCGAGCCTCGCCATCGACCGGCCCTGGACGCTGGCGCCTTCGGCCACATCAATGGCGGCAGTGCTGGCGCTGGCGGTGCTGTCGACGGCGCTGGCCTTCACCATCTACTTCCGCCTCATCAGGACGCTGGGGCCGATGTCGACTTCCGCGCAGGCCTACATGCGCGTGCCCATCGGCGTGGCGGTCGGCGTGCTGTTCCTCGGCGAAACGCTCGCGCCCACGGCGTGGATCGGGCTGGGGTGCGTGGTGGCCGGCGTGATCGCGATGACGATGCCCGAGGCGAAACTTTTGCGCCGCGGCCTGCATTTTTTACGCGGCTTTTAG
- a CDS encoding TorF family putative porin: protein MKHLIRIALPVLVLPTLAALPMLANAQLSGNVAFTTDYKFRGQDQDMLGKNDYAKTKAFKPAIQGGFDYAFGDSGFYVGNWNSSVNWLKGNSIESDIYGGYKFKAGVFDMDVGALTYIYPGNSSGNTTEIYGSAGYTDEAIGSFTLKYSHTVSKDYFGYAGNKAGSGLKGTNTGYLNLAYSKEIVPKVTLKAAVGYTNMSSDIRSLGYKSYVDYNVGASYDFGNGLSLAGSVQGANKQSSYLAVSNPGVDLGFGAFGRQTYSPNKARFVVTLTKTL, encoded by the coding sequence ATGAAACATCTGATCCGCATCGCCCTGCCGGTGCTCGTTCTCCCCACCCTGGCCGCCCTGCCGATGCTTGCGAACGCGCAGCTCTCGGGCAACGTGGCGTTCACCACCGACTACAAGTTCCGTGGTCAAGACCAGGACATGCTGGGCAAGAACGACTACGCCAAGACCAAGGCCTTCAAGCCGGCCATACAGGGCGGCTTCGACTACGCCTTCGGCGACAGCGGCTTCTATGTGGGCAACTGGAATTCGAGCGTGAACTGGCTCAAGGGCAACAGCATCGAGAGCGACATCTACGGCGGCTACAAGTTCAAGGCCGGCGTGTTCGACATGGACGTGGGCGCGCTCACATACATCTACCCTGGCAATTCGTCGGGCAACACGACGGAGATCTACGGCAGCGCGGGCTACACCGACGAGGCCATCGGCTCGTTCACGCTGAAGTATTCGCACACGGTGTCGAAGGACTACTTCGGCTATGCGGGCAACAAGGCCGGCTCGGGCCTGAAGGGCACGAACACGGGTTACCTGAACCTGGCCTACAGCAAGGAGATTGTTCCGAAGGTCACGCTGAAGGCGGCGGTGGGCTACACCAACATGTCGAGCGACATCCGAAGCCTGGGCTACAAGAGCTATGTGGACTACAACGTGGGCGCAAGCTACGACTTCGGCAACGGGTTGTCGCTGGCGGGCTCCGTGCAGGGAGCGAACAAGCAGAGCTCTTATCTTGCGGTGAGCAATCCGGGAGTCGACTTGGGCTTTGGTGCGTTCGGCAGGCAGACCTACTCGCCCAACAAGGCGCGCTTCGTCGTTACTCTGACCAAGACGTTGTAG
- a CDS encoding Bug family tripartite tricarboxylate transporter substrate binding protein, with amino-acid sequence MAHSPFSRRSLLVAAAATLISATAPAQSDWPQQPVTLIMGFPAGSGVDVVARTIQEPLSKQLGRPVIIDYKSGAAGNIASDYVAHAKPDGYTLAFGTAATHGSNAALYKKLPFDVEADFIAVAPVLDVSNVLTINPDVINVRTLKEFVELVKANPGKYNYASTGNGAGTHMAFAEFNSRLGLNMVHVPYKGGPEAITSVVRGETCCIMNQVQTVLPHYKAGKVRLLGVTTATPVPAVKEVPTIASSGLPGTKGFDSSIWFGIFAPKGTDPQIVDKLNAAVKAVLETPEIRERFESQGNTVRIETPAEFKKTVHANRVKWAEVAKAANISID; translated from the coding sequence ATGGCTCATTCTCCCTTTTCGCGTCGTTCGCTTCTGGTGGCCGCCGCCGCCACGCTCATTTCCGCCACGGCCCCGGCCCAGTCGGACTGGCCGCAACAGCCCGTCACATTGATCATGGGCTTCCCGGCCGGCTCGGGCGTCGACGTTGTCGCGCGCACCATCCAGGAGCCGCTGTCGAAACAGCTGGGCCGCCCCGTCATCATCGACTACAAGTCCGGCGCCGCCGGCAACATCGCCAGCGACTACGTGGCCCACGCCAAGCCCGATGGCTACACGCTCGCCTTCGGCACCGCCGCCACGCACGGCAGCAATGCCGCGCTCTACAAGAAGCTGCCCTTCGACGTGGAGGCCGACTTCATTGCGGTGGCGCCGGTGCTCGACGTGTCGAACGTGCTCACCATCAATCCCGACGTGATCAACGTCAGGACCTTGAAGGAGTTTGTCGAACTGGTCAAGGCCAATCCCGGCAAGTACAACTATGCGTCTACAGGCAACGGCGCGGGCACGCACATGGCGTTTGCCGAGTTCAACTCGCGCCTGGGCCTGAACATGGTGCACGTGCCGTACAAGGGCGGGCCGGAGGCGATCACGTCGGTGGTGCGCGGAGAGACCTGCTGCATCATGAACCAGGTGCAGACGGTGCTTCCGCACTACAAGGCCGGCAAGGTGCGGCTGCTGGGCGTGACCACCGCCACGCCGGTGCCGGCGGTGAAGGAGGTGCCCACCATTGCATCGAGCGGCCTGCCGGGCACCAAGGGTTTCGACAGCTCGATCTGGTTCGGCATCTTCGCGCCCAAGGGCACGGACCCGCAGATCGTCGACAAGCTCAACGCAGCGGTGAAGGCGGTGCTGGAAACGCCGGAGATTCGCGAGCGTTTCGAGAGCCAGGGCAACACGGTGCGCATCGAGACGCCAGCCGAGTTCAAGAAGACCGTGCACGCGAATCGCGTGAAGTGGGCCGAAGTTGCCAAGGCGGCGAATATCAGCATCGATTGA